One part of the Pristis pectinata isolate sPriPec2 chromosome 17, sPriPec2.1.pri, whole genome shotgun sequence genome encodes these proteins:
- the aplnra gene encoding apelin receptor A, protein MEVENSSDPMEGPCGNESQLCDYTDWEHSSSVVPVLYMLVFVFGLSGNAVVICTVWRSRTKRRSADTYIGNLALADLAFVVTLPLWAVYAALDYRWPFGWLLCKVSSYLVMINMYASVFCLTCLSFDRYLAIVHSLSSNKLRSSRTTLLSLALIWFLAGLLALPALLLRKTEEKENQTICAMDYTWVASEDTEHFWVGGLSLFASTLGFILPFLLMSTFYCAIANTVTRHFQNVKKEEQKKKRLLKIISALVLVFAICWLPFHIIKTIDALFWLDLIPFHCSIDVFLHMVHPYATCLAYINSCLNPFLYAFFDQRFRSQCLSVLRCSSAPKWIPPG, encoded by the exons ATGGAGGTGGAGAACAGCAGCGACCCGATGGAGGGTCCCTGCGGAAACGAGAGTCAGCTGTGCGACTACACCGACTGGGAGCACTCTTCCTCGGTGGTCCCCGTGCTCTACATGCTGGTCTTTGTCTTCGGACTGTCCGGAAATGCAGTGGTCATCTGCACAGTGTGGAGGTCTCGCACCAAGAGGAGATCGGCAGATACCTACATCGGGAACCTGGCGCTGGCCGACTTGGCGTTTGTGGTAACCCTACCTCTGTGGGCTGTGTACGCGGCTCTGGACTACCGCTGGCCCTTTGGTTGGCTGCTCTGTAAAGTCAGCAGCTACCTGGTGATGATCAACATGTACGCCAGCGTCTTCTGTCTGACCTGCCTCAGCTTTGACCGCTACCTAGCCATCGTCCACTCTCTGTCCAGCAACAAGCTGCGTTCCAGCCGCACCACCCTGCTCTCCTTGGCTCTCATCTGGTTCCTGGCCGGACTGTTGGCTCTCCCAGCCTTGCTCCTGCGGAAAACGGAGGAAAAGGAGAACCAGACCATATGTGCCATGGACTATACCTGGGTGGCGAGTGAAGACACCGAGCATTTCTGGGTCGGGGGCCTCAGTCTCTTCGCCAGCACCTTGGGCTTCATCCTACCTTTCCTACTGATGTCCACCTTCTACTGTGCCATCGCCAACACCGTCACCAGACACTTCCAGAACGTCAAGAAGGAAGAGCAGAAGAAGAAGCGTCTGCTGAAGATCATCAGCGCCCTGGTGTTGGTTTTTGCCATCTGTTGgcttcccttccacatcatcaagaccatAGACGCCCTGTTCTGGCTGGATCTCATCCCCTTCCACTGCTCCATCGATGTATTCCTCCACATGGTCCACCCCTACGCCACTTGTCTTGCCTACATCAACAGCTGCCTCAACCCGTTCCTCTACGCCTTCTTCGACCAGCGTTTCCGATCCCAGTGTCTGTCTGTGCTGCGCTGCTCCAG CGCTCCCAAGTGGATCCCACCAGGCTAG